A single Polycladomyces subterraneus DNA region contains:
- a CDS encoding NAD-dependent epimerase/dehydratase family protein produces MRVLVTGGTGFVGRNLVHLLHEAGHEVTLLHRPTSRLHDLPDGIRKVQGDVTDADSIAGVCEGIDWVFHVAGEVSWGRFVRRAMSDSHVKGTQNMVNEAKRAGVRRFIQTSSAAAVGLPDSEEPVDETYPFDGEQLDVGYAIAKRTAEEIVLRAVDDGLPAVVVNPTVIFGIRTYTPNFVAAVAKGRLTIAPDGGVNLCDVRDVARGHLLAAEKGRIGERYILGGTNLPFVEAFRRIARLGGSDKPIRVLKRTAAIPIALVSEALSWISGREPMLAWDLAKLAGRRIYYSSQKAVRELGYTITPFDEAMQETVDWLMGNTKVDVD; encoded by the coding sequence ATGCGCGTCTTGGTAACCGGGGGAACCGGTTTTGTCGGTCGCAATCTGGTCCATCTTCTGCACGAGGCGGGTCATGAGGTAACTTTGTTACACCGTCCGACGTCCCGGTTGCACGATCTGCCCGACGGCATTCGAAAAGTGCAGGGAGACGTAACGGATGCCGATTCCATTGCAGGCGTTTGCGAGGGGATTGACTGGGTGTTCCATGTGGCGGGAGAGGTGAGTTGGGGCCGTTTTGTCCGCAGGGCCATGTCAGATAGCCATGTGAAGGGGACGCAAAACATGGTGAACGAGGCGAAACGGGCCGGTGTCCGCCGTTTTATACAGACCAGTTCGGCTGCCGCAGTGGGCCTGCCTGACTCCGAGGAGCCGGTGGATGAAACTTATCCGTTTGACGGCGAACAATTGGATGTCGGGTATGCGATTGCCAAGCGGACGGCCGAGGAGATCGTTCTGCGGGCGGTGGATGACGGATTACCCGCAGTAGTGGTCAATCCAACCGTGATCTTCGGTATCCGTACATACACTCCCAACTTTGTCGCAGCTGTGGCCAAAGGGCGGCTCACCATTGCGCCTGACGGCGGTGTCAATCTATGTGACGTGCGGGACGTGGCCCGCGGTCATCTCTTGGCGGCGGAAAAGGGGCGGATCGGGGAGCGCTACATCTTGGGTGGAACCAATCTCCCCTTTGTGGAAGCGTTTCGCCGCATTGCCCGATTGGGTGGATCGGACAAGCCGATTCGTGTGTTGAAGCGGACGGCGGCGATCCCGATCGCGTTGGTTTCCGAAGCCCTTTCCTGGATCAGTGGTCGGGAGCCTATGTTGGCATGGGATTTGGCTAAACTGGCGGGTCGTCGCATCTATTATTCTTCGCAAAAGGCGGTGCGCGAGCTGGGATACACGATCACTCCGTTTGACGAGGCGATGCAGGAAACGGTTGACTGGTTGATGGGTAACACCAAGGTGGATGTTGACTAG
- a CDS encoding lipoate--protein ligase family protein, whose translation MEKTWRLLWTGYQNAAENMAVDEAILIAHSEGKAPPTIRFYGWNPPTLSIGYFQRAEKEVDLERLRKRGLGFVRRPTGGRAVLHDREITYSIIVSESYPGIPRSVTQSYRLFSNGLLEGFRQLGLQADMVSLADEAEKERFASMGSAACFDSPSWYELVVEGRKVAGSAQTRQRGVILQHGSILLDLDVDLLFDVLCFPSEQVKDRMKAGFLEKAVAINHLRQIPVTMEEALEAFTHGFEKGMGIRLSLGELSEYEETLVRQLVETRYGRDEWNLKR comes from the coding sequence ATGGAAAAGACATGGCGATTGCTGTGGACGGGATACCAAAATGCGGCGGAAAACATGGCGGTGGATGAGGCGATTCTGATTGCGCACAGCGAAGGAAAGGCGCCGCCAACCATCCGGTTTTACGGATGGAATCCTCCGACGCTGTCCATCGGCTATTTTCAGCGGGCGGAAAAAGAAGTGGATCTGGAGCGATTGCGTAAACGCGGTTTGGGCTTTGTGCGGCGGCCGACCGGGGGCCGGGCGGTTTTGCATGATCGGGAGATCACGTACAGCATCATCGTTTCCGAATCTTATCCAGGCATCCCCCGCTCGGTGACCCAGTCGTACCGGTTGTTCAGCAACGGACTGCTGGAAGGCTTCCGCCAACTGGGTTTGCAGGCAGACATGGTGTCGCTGGCGGACGAAGCCGAGAAAGAGCGCTTTGCCTCCATGGGATCGGCGGCTTGTTTCGATTCCCCCTCCTGGTATGAACTGGTTGTGGAAGGGCGCAAGGTGGCCGGCAGTGCGCAAACGAGGCAACGGGGTGTCATATTGCAACACGGTTCCATCCTGCTGGATCTGGATGTGGACTTGCTGTTCGATGTGCTCTGTTTTCCATCCGAGCAGGTGAAGGATCGGATGAAGGCAGGTTTTCTTGAAAAAGCGGTAGCCATCAATCACCTGCGGCAAATCCCCGTCACGATGGAAGAGGCCTTGGAAGCCTTTACGCATGGATTTGAAAAAGGGATGGGAATCAGGCTGTCGCTCGGCGAACTGTCCGAATATGAGGAGACGCTCGTCCGACAACTGGTGGAAACGAGGTACGGCCGGGATGAATGGAATTTGAAACGATGA
- a CDS encoding GNAT family N-acetyltransferase, whose protein sequence is MWTIRPAVVKDARMIQQHLHKAYRPIKKYGFNMEAVDVSVKRVEESIREDEFYVIADEDDRIWGTVRLQDNDETRDTLSWFSIAPELKGQGLGKMLFEFAQERAKERGRKKLYLDTAKDHPWLPDMYRRWGCKEIGTIRWPGQNFDAVQFEIEL, encoded by the coding sequence ATGTGGACGATTCGCCCCGCCGTGGTAAAGGATGCACGCATGATTCAGCAACATCTGCACAAGGCGTATCGACCGATCAAAAAGTACGGGTTTAACATGGAAGCCGTGGATGTTTCCGTCAAGCGTGTGGAAGAGAGTATCCGCGAAGATGAGTTTTACGTGATCGCAGACGAGGATGACCGTATTTGGGGAACCGTTCGGCTGCAGGACAACGACGAAACGCGGGATACACTCAGTTGGTTCAGCATCGCCCCGGAGTTGAAAGGACAAGGATTGGGCAAAATGCTGTTTGAATTTGCACAGGAACGGGCCAAGGAACGGGGACGAAAGAAACTGTATCTCGATACGGCCAAGGATCACCCGTGGCTACCTGATATGTACCGGCGTTGGGGTTGCAAGGAAATTGGGACGATTCGCTGGCCGGGTCAAAATTTTGACGCCGTTCAGTTTGAAATAGAGCTCTGA
- a CDS encoding DeoR/GlpR family DNA-binding transcription regulator — protein sequence MFAEERRQKIWELLQKRQRVLAKELAEMFGVSVDSIRRDLSIMEEQGLLKKTHGGAIPIPKVRTLPPPPAIRYGKASPYIRAIAKMAASYIQEGDTVFIGSAGIHDCMLQFLPKNTTFTVVTHSIRIADALRENEYIDTYLIGGRVKPSGSITDTLAAEFVGQFTIDLCFATGGGISERGISTATPEVAGFGRAVGEVSRRIIGLAPHDKLGIDCFAKMIPIQRIDLVITDEEADQDAVQKLKNQGIQVLVAKAEEE from the coding sequence ATGTTTGCGGAGGAGCGTAGGCAAAAGATATGGGAATTGCTTCAAAAGCGGCAAAGAGTGCTAGCCAAAGAGCTGGCCGAGATGTTTGGTGTTTCAGTGGATTCCATACGCAGAGATCTTTCGATCATGGAAGAGCAAGGATTGCTCAAAAAAACCCATGGCGGTGCCATCCCGATTCCCAAGGTGCGGACTCTGCCGCCGCCGCCTGCCATTCGATATGGGAAGGCATCACCGTATATCCGTGCCATTGCCAAAATGGCCGCCTCTTATATACAGGAAGGGGATACCGTATTCATTGGCAGTGCGGGCATTCATGATTGCATGCTCCAATTTCTCCCGAAAAACACCACTTTCACGGTAGTGACGCATTCCATCCGAATAGCCGATGCCTTACGGGAAAACGAGTACATTGATACGTATCTGATCGGCGGCAGGGTGAAACCATCCGGAAGCATTACGGATACATTGGCCGCCGAATTTGTAGGCCAATTCACCATTGATCTCTGTTTTGCAACCGGAGGTGGAATTTCCGAAAGAGGAATCAGTACGGCTACTCCTGAAGTGGCGGGTTTTGGTCGTGCAGTAGGTGAGGTATCACGGAGAATCATCGGTTTAGCTCCACATGACAAACTGGGGATTGATTGTTTTGCCAAGATGATTCCGATCCAACGCATCGATCTAGTGATCACGGACGAAGAAGCGGATCAAGATGCTGTACAGAAATTGAAGAATCAGGGAATCCAGGTGCTCGTGGCGAAAGCGGAGGAGGAATAA
- a CDS encoding LysR family transcriptional regulator has product MELRHLKTFKVVADMGGFTRAAEALGYAQSTITSHIQALERELGRPLFDRLGKRVVLTSAGERLYEYVAQILRLSQAAESAVTDDSQPAGKFMIGAPESLTVYRLPAILREYKERYPDVQIVLVPSQCWEMSPKLRAGELDVAFLLAPPAEEPDLHVETLLAEPMALIASPQHPLKDRECVHPEDLIHETLLKTEKGCSYRHCFEHDMKSVHPAHEIEFWNIEAIKQCVMVGLGIAYLPRVTVETELNEGKLIALPWYQDQPVVLTQMAYHKNKWLSPALRAFVDVVRRHAKQWRERTSTNHPLPVQ; this is encoded by the coding sequence ATGGAACTGCGTCACTTGAAAACGTTCAAGGTCGTCGCCGACATGGGCGGCTTCACCCGCGCTGCCGAGGCGTTGGGGTATGCACAATCCACCATCACCTCTCACATTCAGGCGCTAGAACGGGAACTGGGGCGCCCGTTGTTCGACCGTTTGGGAAAAAGAGTGGTCCTCACCTCCGCCGGTGAACGGCTGTACGAATACGTAGCGCAAATCCTCAGACTCTCCCAGGCGGCCGAATCGGCGGTGACAGATGATTCACAACCCGCTGGCAAGTTCATGATCGGTGCCCCCGAATCGTTGACGGTGTACCGTCTTCCGGCCATCTTGCGTGAGTACAAGGAACGGTACCCAGATGTGCAAATCGTGCTGGTGCCCAGTCAGTGCTGGGAGATGTCTCCAAAACTGCGGGCCGGTGAATTGGATGTCGCCTTCCTGCTGGCTCCGCCCGCCGAGGAGCCGGACTTGCACGTGGAAACGCTGTTGGCCGAACCGATGGCGTTGATCGCCTCACCCCAGCACCCTCTGAAAGACAGGGAATGCGTCCATCCAGAGGACTTGATCCACGAAACCCTGTTGAAAACGGAAAAAGGATGCAGTTATCGCCATTGTTTTGAACATGACATGAAATCAGTACATCCGGCTCATGAAATCGAGTTCTGGAACATTGAAGCGATCAAACAATGTGTCATGGTGGGCCTCGGCATCGCCTACCTGCCCCGGGTCACGGTGGAAACCGAGCTGAACGAAGGGAAATTGATCGCCCTTCCATGGTATCAGGATCAGCCGGTCGTACTCACCCAGATGGCATATCACAAGAACAAATGGCTGTCCCCCGCTTTGCGTGCGTTTGTCGACGTGGTACGCCGACATGCCAAGCAGTGGCGGGAAAGGACGTCCACCAATCACCCGCTCCCCGTCCAATAA
- a CDS encoding APC family permease yields the protein MRVERKLGPVLLSGLIIGPVLGSGIILLPPLVYRITGDQAIIAWAVTMGLSFLFAYLFGQLTIRYPGDAGMALAVENAFGRPIKRLTAQFLIAAVFVGPVAVMLTAGEYLSVWLTGDRGHTMMIAFLLLGICFTILLWPLAWVSRVSLLLSSLAAGTLVVGSLAAIPYFRSGSLWQTPFHLPDFGYGLLLLFWALVGWEMIGNYSLEVRDLERTIPRAVVYSAVVVTLVSLAVAAATQWIDPARVPEASTYPLRLALVLMPLFGRTTMTVITLLTTGLCISTYLLAVGSASRLIASLADEAALPAWMSRRTRYRTPVGGLVFLTVIHLMVLTLTELGCLHLERLVSIADAFFLCNALFGIMAAFRLFPQKRLKTVAVLLGAGFFTILAFSPWWVLLIIAGMVGVQLYRSRTERLKQQPVERS from the coding sequence GTGAGAGTGGAGCGCAAGCTAGGGCCCGTGCTGCTGAGCGGATTGATCATCGGCCCGGTATTGGGTTCGGGCATCATTCTGTTGCCCCCGCTCGTGTATCGAATCACAGGAGATCAGGCCATTATCGCATGGGCTGTGACGATGGGGCTGAGTTTTTTGTTTGCGTATTTGTTTGGGCAGTTGACCATCCGGTATCCCGGTGATGCCGGTATGGCGTTGGCCGTGGAAAACGCATTCGGCCGGCCGATCAAACGGTTGACAGCGCAATTCCTGATCGCGGCCGTGTTTGTGGGGCCGGTTGCGGTGATGCTGACGGCGGGTGAATATCTCAGTGTGTGGCTGACGGGAGATCGGGGTCACACGATGATGATCGCATTTCTCCTGCTGGGAATCTGTTTCACCATCTTGCTGTGGCCGCTCGCATGGGTGAGCCGTGTCTCTCTGTTGTTATCTTCACTGGCGGCTGGTACGCTGGTAGTAGGGAGTTTGGCTGCAATTCCCTATTTTCGCAGCGGATCGTTATGGCAAACGCCGTTTCATCTGCCCGACTTTGGATATGGTTTACTCCTGTTGTTCTGGGCATTGGTCGGTTGGGAAATGATTGGAAACTACAGCCTGGAGGTACGCGACCTCGAGCGGACGATTCCTCGGGCGGTCGTTTACAGTGCCGTCGTGGTGACGCTGGTCAGTCTGGCTGTGGCGGCGGCGACACAGTGGATCGATCCTGCCCGCGTGCCGGAGGCGAGTACGTATCCGCTTCGTTTGGCGTTGGTGTTGATGCCGCTGTTTGGTCGCACGACGATGACGGTGATTACCCTGCTGACTACGGGGCTGTGCATCAGCACCTATCTGTTGGCAGTGGGCAGTGCGTCGCGGTTGATCGCGTCATTGGCAGATGAAGCGGCGTTGCCCGCGTGGATGTCCAGACGGACACGGTATCGTACGCCGGTGGGCGGGTTGGTGTTTTTGACCGTAATCCATCTGATGGTGCTGACATTGACGGAGCTGGGCTGTCTCCATCTGGAGCGATTGGTTTCCATCGCTGACGCGTTTTTTCTGTGCAACGCGTTGTTCGGGATCATGGCGGCGTTTCGTCTTTTTCCCCAAAAACGGTTGAAAACCGTAGCGGTATTGTTGGGAGCGGGATTTTTCACCATTTTGGCATTCAGCCCGTGGTGGGTGTTGCTGATTATTGCCGGGATGGTGGGAGTGCAACTGTATCGATCCCGTACGGAGCGGTTGAAACAACAACCCGTAGAACGGTCATGA
- a CDS encoding iron-containing alcohol dehydrogenase has product MENFVFHNPTKLIFGKGQLSALRTELAAYGPNVLLVYGGGSIKRNGIYDRVMSILREMGKNVYELSGVEPNPRLSTVNKGIEICKRENIDFLLAVGGGSVIDCTKAIAVGAHYDGDVWDIIMRRVKATSALPLGTVLTHAATGSEMNNISVITNWDTQDKVGWSSPHVYPKFSILDPTHTFTVPKEQTVYGIVDMMSHVLEQYFSKSPNTPVLERFCESILRTIVETAPKLLEDLTNYEYRETIMYCGTLALNGLLGMGMVGDWGTHRIEHAVSAVYDIPHGGGLAILFPNWMKYVLDEDVSRFKQLAVRVFDVDPAGKSDREVALEGIERLRAFWDSLGAPSRLADYGIDDSKLKLMAEKAMIKGEFGGFKRMTKADVFEVLRMSL; this is encoded by the coding sequence ATGGAGAATTTTGTTTTTCACAATCCGACAAAGCTGATCTTCGGAAAAGGGCAATTGTCTGCACTGCGCACCGAATTGGCTGCTTACGGCCCAAATGTATTGCTCGTCTACGGAGGAGGAAGTATCAAGCGCAATGGCATCTACGACCGCGTGATGTCTATCCTGCGTGAAATGGGGAAAAACGTGTACGAGCTGTCGGGTGTGGAGCCCAATCCCCGATTGAGCACGGTGAACAAAGGAATTGAGATCTGCAAACGGGAAAACATCGACTTTCTGTTGGCCGTGGGCGGCGGGAGTGTGATTGACTGTACCAAAGCGATTGCCGTCGGCGCTCACTATGACGGTGACGTGTGGGATATCATCATGCGCCGGGTGAAGGCGACCTCTGCCTTGCCGCTCGGCACGGTGCTGACGCATGCCGCGACCGGATCGGAGATGAACAACATCTCGGTCATCACCAACTGGGACACCCAGGATAAAGTAGGCTGGAGCAGTCCCCACGTTTATCCGAAGTTTTCCATCCTCGATCCGACGCATACGTTTACGGTGCCCAAAGAGCAAACTGTATACGGCATTGTCGATATGATGTCGCACGTGCTGGAGCAGTATTTTAGCAAGTCTCCCAACACACCGGTGCTGGAGCGGTTCTGCGAATCCATTCTTCGCACGATTGTGGAGACCGCGCCTAAGTTACTGGAGGATCTCACGAATTACGAGTACCGCGAGACGATCATGTATTGCGGCACTCTGGCTTTGAACGGGTTGCTCGGCATGGGGATGGTCGGCGACTGGGGCACTCACCGGATCGAACACGCTGTCTCTGCGGTGTACGACATCCCCCACGGCGGCGGCCTGGCCATCCTGTTCCCCAACTGGATGAAATATGTGCTGGATGAAGACGTTTCCCGGTTCAAACAGCTGGCTGTCCGCGTCTTCGATGTCGACCCCGCGGGCAAATCCGACCGGGAAGTGGCGTTGGAAGGCATCGAGCGTCTGCGTGCATTTTGGGATTCGCTCGGTGCACCGTCCCGCCTCGCTGACTACGGGATCGACGATTCGAAGTTGAAGCTGATGGCGGAAAAAGCGATGATCAAAGGTGAGTTTGGCGGGTTCAAGCGGATGACAAAGGCAGATGTGTTTGAAGTGTTGCGAATGAGTTTGTGA
- a CDS encoding putative thiazole-containing bacteriocin maturation protein: MTSLNPTVRLKVKGDTFFLPDPNGGVYFRNNFVSFRMEGRTIDQWIEKLIPVFNGEYTLEYITDGLPDPYRERVYEIAEMLYQNGFVRDVSQDRPHQLPDKVLKKYASQIEFLDHLGGSGAYRFQCYRQAKVLAIGSGPFLVSLVAALLESGLPRFHVLITDSVQTNRQRLAELAAHARKTDPEVTLVEVTPQQAGVSSWREAVQSFHSILYVSQEGDVEELRVLHTVCREEKKVLLPAMCLQQVGVAGPLVHPDSEGCWESAWRRIHHTALRKNPQLHTFSSTAGAMLANVITLELFKTVTGITESERKNTLYLLDLETLEGNWHSFMPHPLVTGRAAAEWVQDLDLRLARGVKRNESNGLLPYFSLLTSEESGIFHIWEEGDLKQLPLAQCRVQAVDPLSEGPAALLPDIVCTGLTHEEARRDAGLTGIESYVSRMVGFLVEDGMVEPQEFVGVGAGETVAEGVCRGLQKCLTEELSKRLADQKPPVFRVQLSTVEDERCQYYLQVLTTMQGAPTIGLGEAVSGFPVVWVGTSGRWYGSVGLNVTMALRMALQQALLKAQNQTTRFKTQALEVPTVLLEGKVPQSLAIPAWEEETQSEVLQSTLKVLKGNRKRLLVLDLALEPFLKEELAGVFGVLLREEESR, translated from the coding sequence ATGACAAGTTTGAACCCTACTGTGCGTCTGAAAGTGAAAGGGGACACGTTTTTTCTCCCTGATCCAAACGGCGGTGTGTATTTTCGGAACAACTTTGTCTCGTTCCGTATGGAAGGCAGGACGATCGATCAGTGGATTGAAAAACTCATACCGGTGTTCAACGGGGAGTACACGTTGGAATATATAACAGACGGATTGCCGGACCCATACCGGGAACGGGTGTATGAAATCGCTGAAATGCTGTACCAAAACGGCTTTGTCCGAGATGTGAGTCAAGACCGTCCGCATCAATTGCCGGATAAAGTTCTCAAAAAGTATGCTTCACAAATTGAATTCTTGGATCATTTAGGCGGATCGGGCGCATACCGTTTTCAGTGCTATCGTCAGGCCAAAGTATTAGCGATCGGCTCCGGACCGTTTTTGGTCTCGTTGGTTGCGGCCTTGCTTGAATCCGGATTGCCCCGGTTCCACGTGCTGATCACAGATTCGGTTCAGACCAACCGACAGCGACTAGCGGAACTGGCGGCACATGCCCGTAAAACGGACCCCGAGGTGACGTTGGTCGAGGTCACCCCGCAGCAGGCGGGGGTAAGTTCCTGGCGGGAGGCTGTACAGTCGTTTCATTCGATTTTGTATGTGTCGCAGGAGGGCGATGTCGAAGAATTGCGGGTTCTTCATACGGTATGCAGGGAGGAGAAGAAGGTATTACTTCCCGCCATGTGTCTGCAACAGGTGGGTGTGGCGGGGCCGCTGGTGCATCCAGATTCTGAGGGGTGTTGGGAATCGGCGTGGCGCCGCATTCACCATACCGCGCTTCGCAAAAACCCGCAGTTGCACACCTTTTCTTCCACAGCGGGAGCGATGTTGGCAAATGTGATCACATTGGAATTGTTTAAAACGGTTACGGGGATAACCGAATCGGAACGGAAGAATACACTCTACCTGCTGGATCTGGAGACCTTGGAAGGAAATTGGCATTCTTTCATGCCCCATCCGCTGGTGACCGGGCGTGCAGCAGCCGAATGGGTTCAAGATCTTGATCTGCGGCTCGCACGGGGTGTGAAGAGAAATGAGTCGAATGGTTTGCTTCCTTACTTCAGCCTGTTGACATCGGAAGAATCAGGAATATTCCATATTTGGGAGGAAGGGGATCTGAAGCAACTTCCGCTGGCACAGTGCCGCGTTCAGGCAGTCGATCCGCTGTCGGAGGGACCGGCTGCGCTGTTACCGGACATTGTCTGTACGGGTCTGACGCATGAGGAAGCGAGGCGGGATGCAGGGCTAACCGGGATCGAATCGTATGTGTCACGAATGGTCGGGTTCCTCGTAGAGGATGGGATGGTAGAACCGCAGGAATTTGTCGGTGTCGGAGCGGGAGAAACGGTTGCGGAAGGCGTTTGTCGCGGATTGCAAAAGTGTCTGACCGAGGAGCTGAGCAAGCGACTGGCGGATCAGAAGCCTCCGGTCTTTCGTGTGCAGTTGAGTACGGTAGAAGATGAACGTTGCCAGTATTATTTGCAGGTATTGACCACGATGCAAGGAGCACCGACGATCGGCTTGGGAGAGGCAGTGTCCGGATTCCCTGTGGTGTGGGTCGGTACGAGCGGTCGCTGGTATGGCAGTGTAGGCTTGAATGTGACAATGGCGCTCAGGATGGCACTGCAACAAGCACTGCTGAAGGCACAAAATCAGACGACGCGCTTTAAGACCCAAGCGTTGGAGGTACCTACCGTACTTCTTGAAGGAAAGGTGCCGCAAAGCCTTGCGATCCCCGCGTGGGAAGAGGAGACACAATCGGAGGTCTTGCAGTCCACCTTGAAGGTTTTGAAAGGGAACCGCAAGCGGCTCTTGGTCTTGGATCTGGCGCTGGAACCGTTTTTGAAAGAGGAACTGGCAGGCGTGTTTGGCGTGTTGTTGCGAGAGGAGGAATCCCGGTGA
- a CDS encoding TOMM precursor leader peptide-binding protein: MSAVVVVVGEGLLADFVCGELSAQNRVVRQTDLKAGVPEAANLALVLHDAWHPAVHHQAEEVFQQTGIPWLRGFVSFGEGVVGPLVRPGTPGCSQCADWRRLMAGFDRKEMWELQQRLAEHGGMTRDAWASRTGLLHVAHLVVAEAQRVLQGRRAHSESRVFLINLKTLKSSRHFFLPDPQCPVCGGLPDDSPTAARISLQPSPKVSADSYRCRSIDDLKDVLVHDYLDYRTGLLNGKMHDLKSPFADASVNLPLFTEDEGTAGRTHSYADSVLTAILEGLERYCGIAPRGKRTVIHDSYRNLADHALNPVKVGVHAKEQYERPGFPFQPFDPDRPIDWVWGYSLLEERPILVPQLLAYYSLGCGGGFVYETSNGCALGGSLEEAIFYGIMEVLERDSFLMTWYAQLPIPRLDPYSADDQELRLMIDRLKVVAGYDLYLFNSTMEHGIPSVWALAKNRKQQGVNLICAAGAHLDPLRAVKSAIHELAGMMLTLDEKFEANREKYEQMLHDPFLVKQMDDHSMLYSLPQAQERMHFLLDENRPLRTFEEEFKRKERHADLTDDLKDILQVFRRLNLDVIVVDQTTPEIIRNGLHCVKVLIPGMLPMTFGHHLTRVTGLERVLRVPVELGYVKQPLTVEQLNPHPHPFP; this comes from the coding sequence GTGAGTGCTGTCGTGGTGGTTGTCGGCGAAGGACTGTTGGCAGATTTTGTATGTGGAGAACTTTCCGCCCAAAACCGGGTCGTTCGTCAAACCGATTTAAAAGCAGGTGTACCGGAAGCGGCGAATTTGGCTCTGGTGTTGCACGATGCCTGGCATCCCGCCGTTCATCACCAGGCGGAAGAGGTGTTTCAACAAACCGGTATCCCTTGGCTACGAGGCTTCGTATCATTTGGCGAGGGCGTGGTCGGGCCGCTGGTTCGCCCGGGTACACCGGGATGCTCCCAGTGTGCGGACTGGCGACGTCTCATGGCGGGATTCGACCGCAAGGAGATGTGGGAACTGCAGCAGAGGCTGGCGGAGCACGGGGGAATGACACGTGACGCGTGGGCGTCGCGAACAGGACTTCTGCATGTGGCTCACCTGGTCGTAGCGGAAGCGCAAAGGGTGTTGCAAGGCAGACGAGCCCACTCGGAAAGTCGGGTGTTTTTGATCAACCTAAAAACACTGAAGAGTTCACGTCATTTCTTTCTGCCCGATCCGCAGTGTCCGGTTTGTGGTGGATTGCCGGACGATTCACCGACAGCGGCCCGAATCTCCCTGCAACCAAGTCCGAAGGTCAGTGCCGACAGTTACCGTTGCCGTTCGATCGATGACCTGAAGGATGTTTTGGTTCACGACTATCTGGATTACCGGACTGGCCTTTTGAATGGGAAAATGCATGACCTCAAGTCCCCGTTTGCTGATGCGAGTGTAAATTTGCCGTTGTTCACGGAGGATGAGGGAACAGCTGGTCGGACTCATTCCTATGCAGACAGCGTATTGACTGCCATTTTGGAGGGATTGGAGCGGTATTGCGGTATAGCACCCCGTGGCAAACGAACAGTGATCCACGACAGTTACCGCAATCTGGCAGATCATGCGCTCAACCCTGTCAAGGTAGGTGTGCACGCAAAGGAACAGTATGAGCGGCCTGGTTTTCCATTTCAACCGTTTGATCCTGACCGTCCCATCGATTGGGTATGGGGCTATTCGCTTTTAGAGGAGCGTCCGATCCTGGTTCCGCAGTTGCTCGCCTATTACAGCTTGGGATGTGGAGGTGGCTTTGTCTATGAAACTTCCAACGGATGCGCGTTGGGCGGGAGTTTGGAGGAAGCGATTTTCTACGGCATCATGGAAGTGTTGGAACGTGATTCATTCCTGATGACTTGGTATGCGCAACTGCCGATCCCCCGCCTTGATCCATATTCTGCTGACGACCAAGAATTACGGTTGATGATCGACCGTTTGAAAGTGGTGGCGGGATATGATCTGTATTTGTTTAACTCGACGATGGAGCACGGGATTCCAAGCGTTTGGGCGTTGGCAAAAAACAGGAAGCAACAGGGAGTGAATCTCATCTGTGCGGCCGGGGCTCATCTGGACCCACTACGTGCGGTGAAAAGCGCAATTCACGAGTTGGCCGGTATGATGCTGACGCTTGATGAGAAATTTGAGGCAAATCGGGAGAAATATGAGCAGATGTTGCATGATCCGTTCCTAGTAAAGCAGATGGACGATCATTCCATGCTGTACAGTTTGCCACAAGCGCAGGAACGAATGCATTTTTTGCTGGATGAAAATCGTCCGTTGCGAACATTTGAAGAGGAATTTAAACGAAAGGAAAGGCATGCGGACCTGACCGATGATCTGAAGGACATTCTCCAAGTGTTTCGCCGGTTAAACCTTGATGTGATCGTGGTGGACCAGACGACACCGGAAATCATACGAAACGGACTGCATTGCGTGAAAGTGCTGATACCGGGGATGTTACCGATGACGTTCGGCCATCATCTTACCCGTGTGACAGGGCTGGAGAGGGTGCTCCGGGTGCCGGTGGAGCTCGGGTATGTGAAGCAACCACTGACGGTTGAACAGCTCAATCCACATCCGCATCCATTCCCATAA